One genomic segment of Natrialbaceae archaeon AArc-T1-2 includes these proteins:
- a CDS encoding adenosylhomocysteinase, translating to MSAYPPISEHLDDVASARAEGRRKMEWAAQHMPIMERVREEFREEKPLEGETIGMAMHVEAKTAILVETLADGGADVAVTGCNPLSTHDDVSAALDAHESITSYAKRGVGDEAYYEAIEAVIAHEPTITVDDGMDLVAAIHEDHPELIDGIVGGAEETTTGVHRLRAMDEDGALEYPVFAVNDTPMKRLFDNVHGTGESSLASIAMTTNLSWAGKDVVVAGFGYCGKGVARKAAGQNANVIVTEVEPRRALEAHMEGYDVMPMAEAAEMGDVFLTTTGNRDVIVEEHFEKMDDGVVLANAGHFDIEIDLEALAELAVDRYEAREGVDAYELEDGRRLNVVAEGRLVNLAAPVSLGHPVEVMDQSFGVQAVCVRELLECAHAETYEPGVHDVPDELDREIAEIKLAAEGVEYDSLTESQREYMDSWDHGT from the coding sequence ATGAGTGCGTATCCGCCGATCAGCGAACACCTAGACGACGTGGCGTCGGCTCGAGCAGAGGGCCGACGCAAGATGGAGTGGGCGGCCCAGCACATGCCCATCATGGAACGGGTCCGCGAGGAGTTTCGAGAGGAAAAGCCCCTCGAGGGCGAGACGATCGGGATGGCGATGCACGTCGAGGCGAAGACGGCGATCCTGGTCGAGACGCTGGCCGACGGCGGTGCAGACGTCGCCGTCACGGGCTGTAACCCGCTGTCGACCCACGACGACGTCTCGGCCGCCCTCGACGCTCACGAGTCGATCACCAGCTACGCGAAACGCGGCGTCGGCGACGAGGCCTACTACGAGGCGATCGAGGCCGTCATCGCCCACGAACCCACGATCACGGTCGACGACGGGATGGACCTCGTCGCGGCGATCCACGAGGATCACCCCGAGTTAATCGACGGCATCGTCGGCGGTGCCGAAGAGACGACGACGGGCGTCCATCGGCTGCGCGCGATGGACGAAGACGGGGCGCTCGAGTACCCCGTCTTCGCGGTCAACGACACGCCGATGAAACGCCTGTTCGACAACGTCCACGGCACCGGCGAGTCATCGCTCGCCTCGATTGCAATGACGACGAACCTCTCGTGGGCTGGCAAAGACGTCGTCGTCGCCGGCTTCGGCTACTGTGGCAAGGGCGTCGCCCGGAAGGCAGCGGGCCAGAACGCGAACGTCATCGTCACCGAAGTCGAGCCACGGCGCGCGCTCGAGGCCCACATGGAGGGCTACGACGTGATGCCCATGGCGGAAGCGGCCGAGATGGGCGACGTCTTCCTCACGACGACGGGCAACCGCGACGTCATCGTCGAAGAGCACTTCGAGAAAATGGACGACGGCGTCGTACTCGCGAACGCCGGCCACTTCGACATCGAGATCGACCTCGAGGCACTCGCAGAGCTCGCGGTCGATCGGTACGAAGCCAGGGAGGGCGTCGACGCCTACGAACTCGAGGACGGTCGCCGACTGAACGTCGTCGCCGAAGGACGGCTGGTCAACCTCGCCGCGCCCGTCTCGCTCGGCCACCCCGTCGAGGTGATGGACCAGAGCTTCGGCGTGCAGGCCGTCTGTGTCCGGGAGCTGCTCGAGTGTGCACACGCCGAGACGTACGAACCCGGCGTCCACGACGTCCCCGACGAACTCGACAGAGAGATCGCCGAGATCAAACTCGCGGCCGAGGGCGTCGAGTACGATTCGCTGACCGAGAGCC